Proteins co-encoded in one Arachis hypogaea cultivar Tifrunner chromosome 11, arahy.Tifrunner.gnm2.J5K5, whole genome shotgun sequence genomic window:
- the LOC112722345 gene encoding GDSL esterase/lipase At5g62930, translating to MRRQVVLFGDSITEQSFRQGGWGAALANAYSRKADVVLRGYGGYNTKWALFLLHHIFPPDSARPPIATTIFFGANDAALSGRTSERQHVPIEDYKQNLRKIVLHLKECSPTMQIVLITPPPVCEEGRHAYAKSLYGENAMKFPERTNEVTGQYASACVETAKEIGVFSVDLWSKMQETDGWQKKFLSDGLHLTPDGNAIVYQEVIKIFNEAGLSADNMPLDFPHHSEIDAKNPEGAFQQKCF from the exons ATGAGGAGGCAAGTGGTCCTGTTTGGTGATTCCATAACGGAACAATCCTTCCGACAAGGTGGTTGGGGCGCTGCTCTTGCCAATGCCTATTCTCGCAAG GCCGATGTAGTTCTTCGCGGTTATGGCGGTTACAACACTAAGTGGGCTTTGTTCTTGCTCCATCACATTTTCCCTCCG GACTCAGCTAGACCTCCAATTGCTACGACAATTTTCTTTGGTGCTAATGATGCAGCCTTGTCAGGGAGAACCAGTGAAAGGCAGCATGTACCTATTGAAGACTACAAGCAAAATCTCAGAAAAATTGTTCTACATTTAAAG GAATGTTCTCCAACCATGCAAATTGTGCTTATTACTCCACCTCCAGTATGTGAAGAAGGGCGCCATGCATATGCAAA ATCCTTGTATGGTGAAAATGCAATGAAATTTCCAGAAAGAACAAATGAAGTAACTGGTCAATATGCGAGTGCTTGTGTTGAAACAGCCAAGGAAATAGGTGTGTTTTCTGTTGATCTGTGGTCCAAGATGCAAGAAACAGATGGCTGGCAAAAGAAATTTTTGAG TGATGGGTTGCACCTGACACCGGATGGGAATGCAATAGTGTACCAAGAAGTGATAAAGATTTTCAATGAAGCAGGGCTTTCTGCTGATAATATGCCACTTGATTTTCCTCATCACTCAGAAATTGATGCCAAAAATCCCGAGGGAGCTTTTCAGCAGAAATGTTTTTGA
- the LOC112722344 gene encoding GDSL esterase/lipase At5g62930 isoform X1 encodes MRGQIMLFGDSITEQSFRPGGWGAALANAYCRQADVVLRGYAGYNTKWALFLLNHIFPLDSSKARIATTIFFGANDAALSGRTNERFHVPIEDYKQNLRKIVLHLKECSPTMLIVLITPPPFYGERRHEYLKSLLGENAPKLSERTNEVTGQYARACIETAKEMGVMSVDLWSKMQETDDWQNKFLIDGLHLTMEGNAIVYQEVIKVFNEAGLSADNMPFDFPNHSDIDAKNPEEAFQQKCFLMSHCGFVRDL; translated from the exons ATGAGGGGGCAAATCATGCTGTTTGGTGATTCCATAACTGAACAATCCTTCCGGCCAGGTGGTTGGGGAGCTGCTCTTGCCAACGCCTATTGTCGCCAG GCGGATGTAGTCCTTCGTGGTTATGCGGGTTACAACACTAAGTGGGCTTTGTTCTTGCTCAATCACATCTTCCCGCTG GACTCATCTAAAGCTCGAATTGCTACCACAATTTTCTTTGGTGCTAATGATGCAGCCTTGTCAGGAAGAACCAATGAAAGGTTCCATGTACCCATTGAAGACTACAAACAAAATCTCAGAAAAATTGTTCTGCACTTAAAG GAATGTTCTCCAACCATGCTTATTGTGCTCATTACTCCACCTCCATTTTATGGGGAACGGCGCCATGAATATCTAAA ATCTTTACTTGGTGAGAATGCACCGAAGTTGTCAGAAAGAACAAACGAAGTTACTGGTCAATATGCAAGGGCTTGTATTGAGACAGCCAAGGAAATGGGCGTGATGTCTGTTGATCTATGGTCCAAGATGCAAGAAACAGATGACTGGCAAAAcaaatttttgat TGATGGGTTGCACCTGACAATGGAAGGGAACGCTATAGTGTACCAAGAAGTGATAAAGGTTTTCAATGAAGCAGGGCTTTCTGCTGATAACATGCCATTCGACTTCCCTAATCACTCCGACATTGATGCCAAGAATCCTGAGGAAGCTTTTCAGCAAAAATGCTTTTTGATGTCACATTGTGGTtttgttagggatctttga
- the LOC112722344 gene encoding GDSL esterase/lipase At5g62930 isoform X2 — translation MDSSKARIATTIFFGANDAALSGRTNERFHVPIEDYKQNLRKIVLHLKECSPTMLIVLITPPPFYGERRHEYLKSLLGENAPKLSERTNEVTGQYARACIETAKEMGVMSVDLWSKMQETDDWQNKFLIDGLHLTMEGNAIVYQEVIKVFNEAGLSADNMPFDFPNHSDIDAKNPEEAFQQKCFLMSHCGFVRDL, via the exons ATG GACTCATCTAAAGCTCGAATTGCTACCACAATTTTCTTTGGTGCTAATGATGCAGCCTTGTCAGGAAGAACCAATGAAAGGTTCCATGTACCCATTGAAGACTACAAACAAAATCTCAGAAAAATTGTTCTGCACTTAAAG GAATGTTCTCCAACCATGCTTATTGTGCTCATTACTCCACCTCCATTTTATGGGGAACGGCGCCATGAATATCTAAA ATCTTTACTTGGTGAGAATGCACCGAAGTTGTCAGAAAGAACAAACGAAGTTACTGGTCAATATGCAAGGGCTTGTATTGAGACAGCCAAGGAAATGGGCGTGATGTCTGTTGATCTATGGTCCAAGATGCAAGAAACAGATGACTGGCAAAAcaaatttttgat TGATGGGTTGCACCTGACAATGGAAGGGAACGCTATAGTGTACCAAGAAGTGATAAAGGTTTTCAATGAAGCAGGGCTTTCTGCTGATAACATGCCATTCGACTTCCCTAATCACTCCGACATTGATGCCAAGAATCCTGAGGAAGCTTTTCAGCAAAAATGCTTTTTGATGTCACATTGTGGTtttgttagggatctttga
- the LOC112722344 gene encoding GDSL esterase/lipase At5g62930 isoform X3, with protein sequence MLIVLITPPPFYGERRHEYLKSLLGENAPKLSERTNEVTGQYARACIETAKEMGVMSVDLWSKMQETDDWQNKFLIDGLHLTMEGNAIVYQEVIKVFNEAGLSADNMPFDFPNHSDIDAKNPEEAFQQKCFLMSHCGFVRDL encoded by the exons ATGCTTATTGTGCTCATTACTCCACCTCCATTTTATGGGGAACGGCGCCATGAATATCTAAA ATCTTTACTTGGTGAGAATGCACCGAAGTTGTCAGAAAGAACAAACGAAGTTACTGGTCAATATGCAAGGGCTTGTATTGAGACAGCCAAGGAAATGGGCGTGATGTCTGTTGATCTATGGTCCAAGATGCAAGAAACAGATGACTGGCAAAAcaaatttttgat TGATGGGTTGCACCTGACAATGGAAGGGAACGCTATAGTGTACCAAGAAGTGATAAAGGTTTTCAATGAAGCAGGGCTTTCTGCTGATAACATGCCATTCGACTTCCCTAATCACTCCGACATTGATGCCAAGAATCCTGAGGAAGCTTTTCAGCAAAAATGCTTTTTGATGTCACATTGTGGTtttgttagggatctttga